A stretch of the Mesorhizobium sp. Pch-S genome encodes the following:
- a CDS encoding response regulator, which produces MPEYSSFIRSIRIRYLSGLLILAVAVSATIFALNRAGSYRAEIDALSGHIVTFARDLNNATGFAETAVSTWSPSTRLELAKSAKDHAQRLKAGMESLNAELAAITPKLSKPTQDELNAASVNGYLLWSARDILRNFDLMIGATRATDWNYREIRNQNDLFAQPMLARARTAMDVERRMAEARSDRLLLWVSLSLCAALLAVAVWIFRPMEKAIRRAFTETAESLFKAEAADRAKSEFLANMSHEIRTPMNGVLGMAELLAKTELNPRQKTFTDVIVKSGNALLTIINDILDFSKINAGQLTLDPAPFRLAEAVEDVATLVSARVAEKNLELIVRVDPRLPHHVVGDVGRFRQIITNLLGNAVKFTEKGHVLVDVSGEVMDGNVQMKVRVEDTGIGIPADKLQNVFEKFAQVDSSSTRRHEGTGLGLAIAARLVDLMGGQIGVESEIGRGSVFWFAVPLPAHEATGNEDIVPVDVTGARVLVIDDNPVNREILLEQLRSWSFDCAAAESGAVGLAFLDRAHQLGASVDCIILDYQMPGMNGADVARAIAADSRLSSIPVILLTSVDQIDFAKLILDFGIAAHLTKPSRSAVLLGNVISVIQRARNQAGKAHFVREPVHATAPVQPAFTVIRGTPAPAPKPEAIANPARPLDILIAEDNEVNQMVFGQILNGLGLNYRIAANGRTAVEMYKTLNPKLILMDVSMPEMNGYEATRAIRQIEAANGTRTPIIGVTAHALKGDRDKCIEAGMDDYLAKPVSPDRLGAKIGTWLSETVAKTA; this is translated from the coding sequence ATGCCTGAATATTCGTCCTTCATCCGGTCGATCCGGATTCGCTATCTTTCCGGTCTGTTGATACTGGCAGTTGCCGTCAGTGCTACCATCTTCGCGTTGAACCGTGCCGGCTCCTATCGCGCCGAAATCGATGCATTGAGTGGCCACATCGTCACCTTCGCCCGAGATCTCAACAACGCCACCGGTTTTGCTGAAACAGCTGTCAGCACGTGGAGCCCGAGCACACGTCTCGAGTTGGCCAAGTCCGCCAAGGACCACGCGCAACGCCTCAAGGCAGGCATGGAATCGCTCAATGCCGAGCTTGCAGCCATCACGCCGAAGCTCTCCAAACCGACCCAGGACGAATTGAATGCGGCTTCCGTCAACGGTTACCTGCTGTGGTCGGCGCGCGATATCCTGCGCAACTTCGACCTGATGATCGGCGCAACACGCGCCACTGACTGGAACTATCGTGAGATCCGCAACCAGAACGACCTGTTCGCCCAGCCCATGCTGGCGCGCGCCAGGACCGCAATGGACGTCGAACGCCGTATGGCGGAAGCACGCAGCGATCGGCTTCTGCTGTGGGTGAGCCTGTCGCTCTGCGCCGCGCTGCTCGCCGTTGCCGTCTGGATCTTCCGGCCGATGGAAAAGGCGATCCGCCGCGCTTTCACGGAGACGGCGGAATCACTTTTCAAGGCCGAGGCTGCCGACCGCGCCAAATCGGAATTCCTGGCCAATATGAGCCATGAAATCCGCACACCGATGAATGGCGTGCTCGGTATGGCCGAACTGCTCGCCAAGACCGAACTCAATCCGCGCCAGAAGACCTTCACCGACGTCATCGTGAAGTCTGGCAACGCGCTGCTCACCATCATCAACGACATTCTCGACTTCTCCAAGATCAATGCCGGCCAGTTGACGCTCGACCCGGCACCCTTCCGCCTCGCCGAAGCCGTCGAAGATGTCGCGACGCTGGTTTCGGCGCGTGTCGCCGAAAAGAACCTGGAACTCATCGTCCGCGTCGACCCACGCCTGCCGCATCATGTCGTCGGCGACGTCGGCCGTTTCCGCCAGATCATCACCAACCTGCTCGGCAATGCCGTGAAGTTCACCGAGAAGGGACATGTGCTGGTCGACGTTTCCGGTGAGGTCATGGACGGTAACGTTCAGATGAAGGTCCGCGTCGAAGACACCGGCATCGGCATCCCCGCCGACAAGCTGCAGAACGTGTTCGAAAAATTCGCTCAGGTGGATTCCTCTTCGACCCGGCGCCATGAAGGTACGGGTCTGGGCCTGGCTATCGCCGCCCGCCTGGTCGATCTGATGGGCGGCCAGATCGGTGTCGAGAGTGAAATCGGCCGCGGCTCCGTGTTCTGGTTCGCGGTACCGCTTCCGGCTCACGAAGCGACCGGCAATGAAGACATCGTGCCAGTCGACGTCACCGGTGCGCGCGTGCTCGTCATCGATGACAATCCGGTCAACCGCGAGATCCTGCTGGAACAGTTGCGCAGCTGGAGCTTCGATTGCGCGGCGGCGGAAAGTGGCGCGGTCGGCCTTGCGTTCCTCGATCGTGCCCATCAGCTCGGCGCATCGGTAGATTGCATCATCCTCGACTATCAGATGCCTGGCATGAACGGCGCTGACGTTGCCAGGGCGATTGCCGCAGACAGCCGGCTGTCCTCCATCCCCGTCATCCTGCTGACCTCGGTCGATCAGATCGACTTCGCCAAGCTCATCCTTGACTTCGGCATCGCCGCACACCTCACCAAGCCCTCGCGTTCAGCAGTCCTGCTCGGGAATGTGATTTCCGTCATCCAGAGGGCTCGCAACCAGGCTGGAAAAGCACATTTCGTGCGCGAGCCGGTGCATGCCACGGCGCCCGTGCAGCCAGCTTTCACGGTCATTCGCGGTACGCCCGCTCCCGCGCCCAAGCCGGAGGCCATCGCCAATCCTGCCCGTCCGCTCGATATCCTGATCGCCGAGGACAATGAGGTGAACCAGATGGTCTTCGGGCAGATTCTGAACGGGCTGGGCTTGAACTATCGCATCGCCGCCAACGGCCGGACCGCTGTGGAGATGTACAAGACGCTGAATCCCAAACTGATCCTGATGGATGTTTCGATGCCTGAAATGAATGGCTACGAAGCGACGCGTGCCATCCGCCAGATCGAAGCAGCCAACGGCACCCGCACGCCGATCATTGGTGTCACCGCACATGCCTTGAAGGGCGATCGTGACAAGTGCATCGAAGCCGGTATGGATGACTACCTGGCCAAGCCGGTCTCGCCGGACCGGCTCGGCGCCAAGATCGGAACATGGCTCAGCGAAACAGTGGCCAAGACCGCCTGA
- a CDS encoding alpha/beta hydrolase, whose product MQSEIARPGGVRIATQTFGEARNPSVLLIMGAMASMLWWPDDFCQALAERGLHVVRYDNRDTGLSTKYEPGKPGYTSADMVDDAVAVLDGHAIASAHVVGMSMGGMLAQMLALRYPARVASLSVISTSPIGVDTSMLPGMTPAYQEHSVKGADVDWSDRAQVIEFMIEDSRMLASTAHPFDATRLRDFVSRDYDRAGGLASASNHFMVMDGVASESIRDLSMPLLTIHGTTDPIFPVEHGRALAANVEGALLVEIPGGGHELHRNDWPIMIDAVAAHVRAG is encoded by the coding sequence ATGCAGTCAGAGATTGCCCGTCCAGGCGGGGTGCGGATCGCAACGCAAACGTTTGGTGAGGCGCGCAATCCGTCCGTGCTTCTGATCATGGGCGCCATGGCCTCGATGCTGTGGTGGCCGGACGACTTCTGCCAGGCTCTCGCCGAGAGGGGGCTGCATGTGGTCCGTTACGACAACCGCGACACCGGACTCTCCACCAAATACGAGCCAGGCAAACCCGGTTACACATCCGCCGATATGGTCGACGACGCCGTCGCTGTGCTCGACGGCCATGCCATCGCCAGTGCGCATGTCGTCGGCATGTCGATGGGAGGCATGCTGGCGCAGATGCTGGCGTTGCGCTATCCGGCGCGTGTTGCATCCCTCTCCGTGATCAGCACCTCACCCATAGGCGTCGATACATCGATGCTTCCGGGGATGACGCCCGCCTATCAGGAGCACTCGGTAAAGGGGGCCGACGTCGACTGGTCGGACAGGGCTCAGGTGATCGAGTTCATGATCGAGGACAGCCGCATGCTGGCAAGCACGGCCCATCCATTCGACGCCACGCGGCTGCGAGACTTCGTCAGTCGCGACTACGATCGGGCAGGAGGTCTGGCGAGCGCCTCCAACCATTTCATGGTCATGGACGGTGTCGCAAGCGAGAGTATCCGCGATCTCTCGATGCCGCTTCTCACCATCCACGGTACGACAGACCCGATCTTTCCGGTCGAGCATGGTCGAGCCCTCGCGGCAAACGTGGAGGGGGCCCTGCTGGTCGAGATTCCCGGTGGCGGGCATGAGCTGCATCGCAACGATTGGCCGATCATGATCGATGCCGTCGCGGCACATGTACGAGCAGGGTAG
- a CDS encoding helix-turn-helix domain-containing protein — MTLDRRSGCPINLSLEVFGDRWSLIILRDMIFGGRRHFRELLNHSMEGIASNILADRLKRLVELGMLTKADDPSHKQKAIYSLTEMSITLVPIMAQLGAWGRVWLPVTEELSIRAKLLEEGGPSLWQDFMDELRFEHLGIGSAKATETTVRARLRAAYQAVVDAQARRAS; from the coding sequence ATGACACTCGATCGCCGTTCCGGCTGCCCGATCAATCTTTCGCTGGAGGTTTTCGGCGACCGCTGGAGCCTGATCATCCTGCGCGACATGATCTTCGGCGGCAGGCGGCATTTCCGCGAATTGCTGAACCACTCGATGGAAGGCATCGCCTCCAACATCCTCGCCGACCGGCTGAAGCGGTTGGTCGAACTCGGCATGCTGACCAAGGCCGACGATCCGAGCCACAAGCAGAAGGCGATCTACAGTCTGACCGAAATGTCGATCACCCTGGTGCCGATCATGGCGCAACTCGGTGCCTGGGGCCGGGTCTGGCTGCCCGTCACAGAAGAATTGTCCATCCGAGCGAAGCTGCTCGAGGAAGGCGGCCCGTCGCTGTGGCAGGATTTCATGGACGAGTTGCGGTTCGAACATCTCGGCATTGGCTCGGCCAAGGCCACTGAAACCACGGTGCGTGCCAGACTGCGGGCGGCCTATCAGGCCGTCGTCGACGCGCAGGCACGCAGAGCGTCCTGA
- a CDS encoding metalloregulator ArsR/SmtB family transcription factor: MMLSDAFVAIADPNRRYLLEELRRGPKTVNELASGLPVSRPAVSQHLKVLLEAGLVSARPEGTRRVYAVANGGFFRLNLWLDQFWEE, from the coding sequence ATGATGCTTTCCGATGCTTTCGTCGCCATTGCTGATCCGAACCGGCGTTATCTTCTGGAAGAATTGAGACGAGGCCCCAAAACAGTCAACGAATTGGCCTCGGGCCTGCCTGTTTCCAGGCCCGCGGTTTCCCAGCATCTCAAGGTCTTGCTCGAGGCAGGCCTGGTCAGCGCACGGCCAGAAGGCACGAGGCGCGTCTACGCCGTTGCCAATGGCGGTTTCTTCAGATTGAACCTTTGGCTCGACCAGTTCTGGGAAGAGTGA
- a CDS encoding MFS transporter, producing MFAAYRPILSLLRGTAFLLAASGLHGLLLPLRGQVEGFSTTSLGLMGTAWAGGFVAGCFFAPRLVRRAGHVRAFSTFASVGAIIALLTGLLIDEYTWIALRAFTGFTMAGAFMVIESWLNEKATNENRGTVFGLYMMVTYASIMGGQMIVAGGDVKSASLFMITGIFFCLSLIPTAVSSASHPKPLQDVKLDLKGLYSNSPVSAVACVLIGVANGAWGTLGAVYGARIGISTAQIALMMSLVVVAGAAMQIPAGRLSDRTDRRYVLAAAAVGAALCALVMFLFEFRNGTLVIAFAAAYGAFAYTLYSIAVAHANDHASPEEFVKVSGGLLLLYGFGTMIGPLLAAALMDWVRPEGLFLATAFAHIALAGYTALRISRRAPVPVEAREAFKTQPAERAVTPEAVRLDPRTKPETT from the coding sequence ATGTTCGCAGCCTACAGACCGATCCTCTCCCTGCTTCGCGGCACTGCGTTCCTGCTCGCGGCTTCGGGCCTGCACGGCCTGTTGCTGCCGCTGCGCGGCCAGGTGGAAGGTTTTTCGACCACATCGCTTGGCCTGATGGGCACGGCCTGGGCGGGCGGGTTCGTCGCCGGCTGCTTCTTCGCGCCGCGCCTGGTGCGCCGCGCCGGCCATGTGCGCGCCTTCAGCACCTTCGCTTCCGTAGGCGCCATCATCGCATTGCTCACCGGTCTGCTGATCGACGAATATACCTGGATCGCACTACGAGCCTTCACCGGTTTCACCATGGCCGGCGCCTTCATGGTCATCGAAAGCTGGCTGAACGAAAAGGCCACCAACGAAAATCGCGGCACTGTCTTTGGTCTATACATGATGGTCACCTACGCCTCGATCATGGGCGGACAGATGATCGTGGCCGGCGGCGATGTGAAGTCCGCTTCGCTGTTCATGATCACCGGCATCTTCTTCTGCCTTTCGCTGATCCCGACCGCAGTCTCAAGCGCCTCGCACCCCAAGCCGCTGCAGGATGTGAAGCTCGACCTGAAAGGCCTCTACTCCAACTCGCCTGTGTCGGCGGTGGCCTGCGTGCTGATCGGCGTCGCCAACGGTGCCTGGGGTACGCTTGGCGCGGTCTATGGTGCACGGATCGGCATTTCGACGGCCCAGATCGCGCTGATGATGAGCCTTGTCGTGGTGGCGGGTGCTGCCATGCAGATTCCCGCGGGACGACTTTCGGACCGTACCGACCGTCGCTACGTGCTGGCAGCGGCAGCGGTTGGCGCAGCGCTTTGCGCGCTCGTCATGTTCCTGTTCGAATTCCGCAATGGCACGCTGGTGATCGCCTTCGCCGCCGCGTATGGCGCCTTCGCCTACACGCTCTATTCGATCGCCGTCGCCCACGCCAACGACCACGCTTCTCCGGAAGAATTCGTCAAGGTCTCCGGCGGTCTGCTGCTGCTCTACGGCTTCGGCACGATGATCGGACCGTTGCTAGCGGCAGCCCTGATGGACTGGGTCCGTCCGGAAGGACTGTTCCTGGCAACCGCCTTCGCGCACATCGCGCTTGCCGGCTATACGGCACTGCGCATCAGCCGTCGGGCTCCGGTTCCGGTCGAGGCACGCGAGGCCTTCAAGACCCAGCCGGCGGAGCGTGCGGTGACGCCGGAAGCGGTGCGATTGGACCCCCGCACGAAACCTGAAACAACCTAA
- the rpmF gene encoding 50S ribosomal protein L32: MAVPKRKTSPSKRGMRRSADALKTPTYVEDKNSGEMRRPHHVDLKTGMYRGRQVLEPKES; this comes from the coding sequence ATGGCTGTGCCGAAACGAAAAACCTCTCCGTCCAAGCGCGGCATGCGCCGTTCTGCTGACGCCCTGAAGACCCCGACCTATGTCGAGGACAAGAATTCCGGCGAAATGCGCCGCCCGCACCACGTTGACCTGAAGACCGGCATGTATCGCGGCCGCCAGGTCCTGGAGCCGAAGGAAAGCTAA
- a CDS encoding heme-binding protein yields MTSFPIDKANQIIAGAFARAAALGLKPLGVSVLDAGGHLVAFQRQDGASFLRPQMSSGKAYAALAVGMGGRRVEAIARERPHLTAGVSDLSGGKILPVVGGVLIRDAAGTVIGAVGISGDTSDNDETAAIAGIETAGLTADAG; encoded by the coding sequence ATGACCAGTTTTCCGATCGACAAGGCCAACCAGATCATCGCCGGCGCCTTCGCCAGGGCAGCAGCCCTGGGACTGAAACCGCTTGGCGTGTCCGTTCTCGACGCAGGCGGTCATCTCGTTGCCTTCCAGCGTCAGGATGGCGCTTCGTTCCTGCGGCCGCAGATGTCCTCGGGCAAGGCCTATGCAGCACTCGCGGTCGGCATGGGCGGCCGTCGTGTCGAGGCCATCGCCAGGGAAAGACCGCATTTGACGGCTGGCGTTTCCGATCTCTCGGGCGGCAAGATCCTGCCGGTGGTCGGGGGCGTCCTGATCCGCGACGCCGCGGGCACCGTGATCGGGGCCGTGGGCATTTCGGGCGACACATCCGACAATGACGAGACTGCCGCCATCGCCGGCATCGAAACAGCCGGCCTGACCGCGGACGCCGGCTGA
- a CDS encoding class I SAM-dependent methyltransferase, translating into MTVDPLYSDAALVDFYDLVNTGDIELRRCLALAGDARSVLDLGCGTGQLTAALVDGRTVVGVDPAGAMLDVARRRPGGEKAEWIEADARTVRLGRKFDLIVLTGHAFQVFLTQEDQLAVLATIAAHLAPGAHFLFDSRNPTAEAWREWVPERSEEMVHHPRFGTVKGWYDSRMGVDGIVTYRTWYEVTATGQTLTAESRIAFPSKEDIAAGIEASGLVAENWFGDWEGGAWTPASREIIPFGRLR; encoded by the coding sequence GTGACTGTCGATCCTCTCTACAGCGACGCGGCCTTGGTCGATTTCTATGACCTCGTCAACACAGGCGATATCGAACTCAGGCGCTGCCTGGCGTTGGCCGGCGACGCGCGGTCGGTGCTCGATCTCGGCTGCGGTACAGGCCAATTGACTGCAGCTCTTGTCGACGGCCGCACCGTGGTCGGTGTCGATCCGGCTGGAGCAATGCTCGATGTGGCGCGGCGGAGACCGGGCGGCGAGAAGGCGGAATGGATCGAGGCCGACGCCCGCACGGTCAGGCTTGGACGCAAGTTCGATCTGATCGTGCTGACCGGGCATGCCTTCCAGGTCTTCCTGACCCAGGAAGACCAGTTGGCGGTGCTCGCGACGATTGCGGCGCATCTTGCACCGGGGGCGCATTTTCTCTTCGACAGCCGCAATCCGACTGCCGAGGCGTGGCGCGAGTGGGTTCCCGAACGATCTGAGGAAATGGTCCACCACCCACGATTCGGTACGGTGAAGGGATGGTATGATTCTCGCATGGGGGTGGACGGCATCGTCACCTATCGGACCTGGTACGAAGTCACCGCAACCGGCCAGACGCTGACAGCGGAATCGAGGATCGCCTTTCCGTCGAAGGAAGACATCGCCGCCGGCATTGAAGCGTCGGGTCTCGTTGCCGAAAACTGGTTCGGCGACTGGGAGGGTGGTGCATGGACGCCGGCCTCGCGGGAGATCATCCCGTTCGGTCGGCTTCGCTAA
- the ispG gene encoding flavodoxin-dependent (E)-4-hydroxy-3-methylbut-2-enyl-diphosphate synthase translates to MTGYFSSPFPRRQSVGVDVGGVIVGGSAPVVVQSMTNTDTADIDQTVAQVAALHRAGSEIVRITVDRDESAAAVPKIRDRLERLGVNVPLVGDFHYIGHKLLADHPACAEALAKYRINPGNVGFKDKKDKQFAEIVETAIRYDKPVRIGVNWGSLDQELLTRLMDENQEKGSPLTANQVMREAIVQSAVLSAELAEEIGLGREKIILSAKVSGVQDLIAVYTMLATRSDHALHLGLTEAGMGSKGIVASSAAMGILLQQGIGDTIRISLTPEPGGDRTREVQVSQELLQTMGFRQFVPIVAACPGCGRTTSTVFQELAQSIQEDLRKNMPVWREKYPGVEELKVAVMGCIVNGPGESKHADIGISLPGTGETPSAPVFVDGRKAATLRGPNIAADFEKMVADYIEQRFGRHGQAAAE, encoded by the coding sequence ATGACCGGGTATTTTTCCTCTCCATTTCCGCGCCGGCAGTCGGTCGGTGTCGACGTCGGCGGCGTGATCGTCGGCGGTTCTGCGCCTGTCGTCGTGCAGTCGATGACCAACACCGACACGGCTGATATCGACCAGACGGTGGCCCAGGTTGCGGCACTTCATCGTGCCGGTTCGGAAATCGTGCGTATTACCGTCGACCGCGACGAAAGTGCCGCTGCGGTGCCGAAGATTCGCGACCGACTGGAGCGGCTGGGCGTCAACGTGCCGCTCGTCGGCGACTTCCACTATATCGGCCACAAACTGCTGGCCGATCATCCAGCCTGTGCCGAAGCGCTGGCAAAATACCGCATCAACCCTGGCAATGTCGGCTTCAAGGACAAGAAAGACAAACAGTTCGCCGAGATCGTCGAAACGGCGATCCGCTACGACAAGCCGGTTCGCATTGGCGTCAACTGGGGGTCTCTCGATCAGGAGCTGTTGACCCGGCTGATGGACGAGAACCAGGAAAAAGGCTCGCCGCTGACGGCGAACCAGGTCATGCGCGAGGCGATCGTGCAGTCGGCCGTCCTGTCGGCCGAGCTTGCCGAGGAAATCGGGCTTGGCCGCGAGAAGATCATCCTGTCGGCCAAGGTCAGCGGCGTGCAGGATCTGATCGCCGTCTACACCATGCTTGCCACCCGTTCCGATCATGCGCTGCACCTCGGGCTTACCGAGGCCGGCATGGGGTCGAAGGGCATCGTCGCTTCATCGGCGGCTATGGGCATCCTTCTGCAGCAGGGCATCGGCGACACGATCCGCATTTCGCTGACGCCCGAACCGGGCGGCGACCGCACCCGTGAGGTGCAGGTGTCGCAGGAACTTCTCCAGACCATGGGGTTCCGTCAGTTCGTGCCGATCGTGGCGGCCTGCCCCGGCTGCGGTCGCACCACGTCGACCGTTTTCCAGGAGCTCGCGCAGTCGATCCAGGAAGACCTGCGCAAGAACATGCCGGTCTGGCGCGAGAAGTATCCTGGCGTCGAGGAACTCAAGGTCGCGGTGATGGGCTGCATCGTCAATGGGCCCGGCGAATCCAAACATGCCGATATCGGCATTTCGCTGCCGGGTACCGGCGAGACGCCGAGCGCGCCGGTGTTCGTCGACGGACGCAAGGCAGCAACCTTGCGTGGGCCCAATATCGCCGCTGATTTCGAGAAAATGGTCGCTGACTACATCGAACAACGGTTCGGCAGGCACGGCCAGGCGGCGGCAGAATAA
- a CDS encoding lytic transglycosylase domain-containing protein yields the protein MRRAAGLALLVLLALPAVSPAKADPPHTHSAQKRLIGRVCDLIEVHATEQGLPKDFFARLIWKESRFDPNAVSPVGAEGIAQFMPGTAKMRGLANSFDIEQAIPASAKYLSELKSSFGNLGLAAAAYNAGENRVARWLGSGGFLPLETEEYVLDVMGEPADKFSDKAYAGVVLPLDARQRNFSIACRRLPVSKATTVPMAAVHVKPWGVQVAGNFRRSAAVRQWQRVQARFPAVLANIEPVVSRVRTPMGRRGVYAVRIGADDRKAANAICDKLHSVGGSCVVIRNR from the coding sequence ATGCGGCGTGCTGCCGGTCTTGCCTTGCTTGTCTTGCTCGCACTGCCGGCGGTGTCGCCGGCAAAGGCCGATCCGCCTCATACGCATTCGGCCCAGAAGCGGCTGATCGGGCGCGTCTGCGATCTCATCGAAGTGCATGCGACCGAACAGGGCCTGCCGAAGGATTTTTTCGCACGGCTGATCTGGAAGGAAAGCCGGTTCGATCCGAACGCCGTCAGCCCCGTGGGTGCCGAGGGCATTGCCCAGTTCATGCCGGGCACCGCCAAGATGCGTGGCCTTGCCAATTCCTTCGACATCGAACAGGCGATACCGGCTTCCGCCAAATACCTGTCGGAGCTCAAGTCCAGCTTCGGCAATCTGGGGCTGGCCGCGGCGGCCTACAACGCCGGTGAAAACCGGGTGGCGCGCTGGCTGGGTTCCGGCGGGTTCCTGCCGCTGGAAACGGAAGAGTATGTGCTCGACGTCATGGGCGAGCCGGCCGACAAGTTTTCCGACAAGGCCTATGCCGGGGTGGTGTTGCCCCTTGACGCCAGGCAGCGGAATTTTTCGATCGCCTGCCGGCGATTGCCGGTGAGCAAGGCAACGACGGTGCCGATGGCCGCTGTGCATGTGAAACCCTGGGGCGTGCAGGTAGCAGGCAATTTCCGGCGTTCCGCTGCCGTACGGCAATGGCAAAGGGTGCAGGCACGGTTCCCGGCCGTGCTTGCCAATATCGAACCTGTCGTCAGTCGCGTGCGGACCCCGATGGGGCGACGGGGCGTCTATGCCGTGCGCATCGGCGCCGACGACCGCAAGGCGGCCAACGCGATCTGCGACAAGCTGCACAGCGTCGGCGGCTCGTGCGTGGTAATCAGGAACAGGTAG
- a CDS encoding polyprenyl synthetase family protein, whose translation MAMDTDIPFEAALLVRAEQVEARLRTLLDSSPLSGEIVRPQRLVAAMRHGVLNGGKRLRPFLVLESAALLAPGHDEAPALTVASALECVHCYSLIHDDLPAMDDDDLRRGQPTVHKAFDDATAILAGDALLTLAFDTLADEALGLPADRRAALVLALARAAGTGGMVGGQMLDIEAEKSTPDETGIIRLQAMKTGALIRFACEAGAILTGASATDRERLAEFGSAIGLAFQLADDLLDLTADAGTMGKATGKDAAAGKGTLVALHGEAWARRQLEGLVGQAHALLEPFGEQASMLKAAAAFVANRNN comes from the coding sequence ATGGCAATGGACACCGATATTCCTTTCGAGGCAGCCTTGCTTGTGCGGGCCGAGCAGGTCGAGGCGCGCCTGCGCACGCTGCTCGACAGCAGTCCGCTGTCGGGAGAGATCGTTCGCCCGCAGCGCCTGGTCGCTGCGATGCGCCATGGTGTCCTGAATGGCGGCAAGCGCCTGCGCCCCTTTCTCGTGCTGGAAAGTGCGGCACTGCTGGCGCCAGGTCATGACGAAGCGCCGGCGCTGACGGTGGCCAGCGCACTTGAATGCGTTCACTGCTATTCGCTTATCCACGACGACCTGCCGGCCATGGACGATGACGACCTGCGCCGTGGCCAACCGACCGTGCACAAGGCTTTCGACGACGCCACCGCGATCCTTGCCGGCGATGCCCTGCTGACGCTTGCCTTCGATACTTTGGCGGACGAGGCGCTTGGCCTGCCCGCCGATCGCCGCGCCGCTCTTGTGCTGGCGCTGGCGCGCGCTGCCGGTACGGGCGGCATGGTCGGCGGCCAGATGCTCGATATCGAAGCCGAGAAGTCCACGCCGGACGAGACCGGCATCATCCGCCTGCAGGCCATGAAAACAGGCGCCCTCATCCGCTTCGCTTGCGAGGCAGGTGCGATCCTGACCGGGGCTTCCGCGACCGATCGCGAACGGCTGGCGGAGTTCGGCTCGGCCATCGGCCTCGCCTTTCAGCTTGCCGACGATCTGCTCGACCTGACAGCCGACGCCGGAACAATGGGCAAGGCAACCGGCAAGGATGCGGCCGCGGGAAAGGGTACGCTGGTTGCCCTGCATGGCGAAGCCTGGGCACGCAGACAGCTGGAGGGACTTGTCGGGCAGGCCCATGCATTGCTCGAGCCTTTTGGCGAGCAGGCTTCCATGCTGAAGGCGGCCGCGGCGTTCGTCGCGAACCGCAACAACTGA
- a CDS encoding transglycosylase domain-containing protein has protein sequence MGRVAEPIIDHETEGLDMASRPRGRRGDYQRWLRRALRVAIVLAIIPAVLTFLYMPSFVHPVSTLMLKDLATFSGYDRRWVSIDDVAPVLANSVIMSEDGQFCFHRGVDLGELKGVVDDAMAGEMTRGASTITMQTVKNLFLWSRPLGTVRKVIELPLAVYFDALMSKRRIMEIYLNIAEWGPGIYGIEAAARYHFGVSAKNLSRRQAALLAVALPNPITRDPGKPGPGLRRLASLIERRASRSGAYVGCLD, from the coding sequence ATTGGGCGGGTGGCAGAGCCGATCATCGATCACGAGACCGAAGGGTTGGACATGGCGTCGCGACCGAGGGGCAGACGCGGTGATTACCAGCGCTGGCTTCGGCGAGCGTTGCGTGTTGCCATTGTGCTTGCCATCATTCCGGCCGTGCTGACTTTCCTCTACATGCCTTCCTTCGTGCATCCGGTCTCGACGCTGATGCTGAAGGATCTCGCCACCTTCTCCGGCTACGACCGGCGCTGGGTGTCGATCGATGATGTTGCGCCCGTGCTCGCAAATTCCGTGATCATGTCGGAGGACGGACAATTCTGCTTCCACAGGGGTGTCGACCTCGGCGAACTCAAGGGCGTTGTCGACGATGCGATGGCCGGCGAGATGACGCGGGGTGCTTCCACCATCACCATGCAGACGGTGAAGAACCTGTTCCTGTGGTCGCGGCCGCTGGGCACCGTGCGCAAGGTGATCGAGCTGCCACTCGCGGTCTATTTCGACGCATTGATGTCGAAACGCCGGATCATGGAAATCTATCTCAACATCGCGGAATGGGGTCCCGGCATCTACGGCATCGAGGCGGCTGCGCGTTATCATTTCGGTGTTTCCGCCAAAAACCTGTCGCGTCGGCAGGCTGCGTTGCTGGCGGTCGCGCTGCCCAATCCGATCACGCGCGACCCCGGCAAGCCAGGGCCGGGCCTGAGACGGCTCGCCTCGCTGATCGAGCGCCGGGCATCACGCTCGGGTGCATATGTCGGGTGTCTTGATTGA